AGTTACCCGTGTTCTAAGGCGAAATAGCGGATAGTTGGGTACTGAAGGTGGAGCAGCACTTTGAGGTGGCGGAATACTCAGAGGAGGAGAAGCTGCGTCACGTCAGAACTTGTTTTTACGGTGACGCCTTTTTGTGGTATCGCTGGGAGCGAGAAAGAAACCCTTTTCGGAGTTGGAGTCAGATGAAGCTCCGGGTGTTAGAACAATACTCCACCAACCGAGACACATCGGCGGGGGAAAGGTTGTTGACACTCCGGCAGACTGGATCTGTCCGAGATTACTGTTGCGATTTCAAAAACTTAGCCATGAACGTCCCAGAGTAGAGCGAAGAGGTGTTGAAGCTGGTGTTTATGGTGGGATTGAAGTCAAAGATTCGAGCTGGAGTGAAGATGTTTGAGCCACGGGGGCTCTAGAAGATGATGGAGATGGCCAAGAAGGTGGAGGACTGGTCCGCCAAGGAGGAACCGGCAACGGGTAAGGGTAGCAAACCCAATAACGGGGCCAATCTGGTGTCACGACGAAGCCCAGTTATGGGGGTTTTGGCCCAAATAAGCCCAAGCCCATTCCGGCTCAGACAAACCCTAATACGAAAGGGGCTGGAAAGGGTACGACGACTCACGGGAGATTGAAACCTCCTTTCCGACGCTTAACACCGGAGGAGGTGGCGAAATGGATCGCTGAAGGTCTCTGTTTCAAGTGCGATGAGAAGTTTCATCGCAATCATCTTTGCGCGAAACCAGAGCTCACTGTTTTGGTGACTAATGCGAATGGAACAGAAACGGAGTTGACTGAGGAGCCGCGCGAGTTGGTAGAGGAGGTGGTTGAGGACGAAGTCGAGGCGGTAGTGGCGGAGGTGTCGATCAATTCGGTGGTGGGCTTGACCTCTCCGCGCACAATGAAGTTACGAGGGAGTATTGGTGATGAAACGGTGGTGGTGCTTATCGATAATGGCGCTTCCCACAACTTCATCTCAGAGAAGTTAGTGGCGAAGTTGGGGCTGTCCACTAACGATACATCACGTTACGGAGTGTTGGTAGCTGGAGGAGTGAAGGTTCATGGGCGTGGTATTATCGAAGGGGTGGAGCTGAAACTACCTACTTGCGACATTGAGACGAGTTTCTTGCCATTGGAGCTTGGTATCTCCGACATCATTGTGGGGGTACAATGGATTGATACTTTGGGGGAGATGCGGGTTAACTGGAAGTTGCAGCAGATGAAGGTTTGGTTGGATGAGAGGTGGGTTCTCATACAAGGGGAATTTGATCTCCACTCCGCCAATGTCTCGCTTAAATCTCTGTGGAAGGCAATTGGGAAGGAGGGAGAAGGTATGATAGTGGATTTTAACTCTCTCCAAATACTACACAGTTTTGAGAGAGGCGAAAAAATTGGCGATAAGGCGATTGGGGTTTTCACGCACGACAAAGCATGAGTACGGCGGATCCGCCGGATGTTCTGATCTCTCCGACGAGAGGAAGCACATCTTTGGGGGAGACGCGAGTTCTGGATGGATCGATGAAGGTTTTGGTTGAAGGAAGTTCGGTGGAAGATGGATCTACGGAGAAATCACCGACGATCTCGAATCTGGGGGTAGCAAATTCGGGGATCTCTCCGGGGAAGGTTGAGACAAGTGTTGTGGAGAATGGATCTAAGGAGAAAACGCCGGTGGATTCAAATCTGGATGTATCAAAAGAGGGATCGAAGAACTCGTGGGTTGGAGTGGTTCAGGGGCAAAAGGTTCTGAAGAAATATGATGTAGAAGTTCAGATGCAGGATGGTATTGGATCAGTAATGGTACCGGAGGAGATTACGAAGGGCGTAGCACCGCTATGGGATGACTTCTTGATTGGGAAATTTCTTGATGTAGCGCCGCATATAGCAAAGGTTCACGCCATTGTAAACAAGAAATGGACGCTCAATGACAAAGCTCAGAAGGTGGAGGTATTCGAAGTGAATGAAACAATGATGGAAGTTTAGGATACTAAACAATGCTGATAAGAACAGGGTGCTACGAAGAGGAATGTGGAACATTGCTGGTGTCCCAGTGGTGTTAACAAAATGGTCACCAGTGATTGAGAAGGAGAAGCCACCCACACAATCAATTCCTATGTGGGTGCACATCAAAAATATTCCAGTGAAGCTGTTCTCGTGGTAGGTCTGAGCTTTGTGACAAGTCCACTGGGTAGCTCAGTGAGATTGCATCTGGAGACAGCTCAGTGTCTCAACATTGAAGTGGCGAAGATATTTGTGAAGGTGGACCTTTCAAAAGATTTACCAAAGAATATGAAGTTTAATATAGAGGGAGAGGAAGTTATGGTGGAATACATCTACCCgtggttaccaacaaagtgcccAAAATGTGAGAAGTGGGGACATACAGTAAAGAGATGTCCACAAGGGAATGAAGAGCAGTCCgaggagaaagaaaaaaattaaggaGGGAGAAATAAGAAAAGTTCAGAGTGAGGAAAAAGGGGAGAAGGAAAGAAAGGAGGAAGACAAAACGGTTCACATGGAAAATaaggaggaagagaagaagtttAAAGAAGTCGAGAGAAATACTGAGAAAGAGAAGGAACTAGAGTGGTCAGAAATCACTCCAGGGAAAGCTAGCCGTTCCCCTAATACGAGTCAAAGGGAATTGGAATATGATCAAGTCTCTCTTATAACAAAATCCAGATTCTCGGTTTTATCACCAGATGAAGGAATGCAAGATAATGAGGAGAGTGTAGAGCAGATTGCAGTGCAGTCTACTTTGAAATTGAAGGAGAAGGAGGAAGTAAGGGTGTTAAGGCAAGTCTTGCCTAGAGACTCAAAGTTGAATCACAGATACTTGGGAGACAAAGGAGGTCAGAAAGCTCAGGAAGGTGATCCTAGCTatctgaaaaagaagaaatctCGACGCTAATATATCTGGATTCTACTGGAATATAAGAGGTTTCAATAAAGCATCTAAACAGGAGGTGGTAAAAGAATGGGTGATGAAGAGAGGTTTTCAATTTGGTTGTCTAATAGAAACTAGAGTGAAGGAGAATAAAATCAAGAGGATTGTAAATAAAGTGTTTTCGGGGTGGTCCTATATGGAGAACTATGAACACAATAGGTTGGGAAGAATGTGGATTGTGTGGAAGCAGGGGGTAAGGGTTACACCTTTTTTTCAGAGTGAGCAGCTTATCACAGTATCTATACTACTGGAGGGATTGGAGGAAGAATTTTATTGTTCGTTTGTCTACGGTTTGAATttggaagaagagagaagagaactTTGGAGAGACCTCAAGTCTCATCAAGACTCTCCAATTATCAAGAAGAGGGCGTGGATCATTCAGGGAGATTTTAATGATATATTATCAGGAATTGAGCATTCAGTAGAAAGCTCTTCCCATGACTCAGTAGGTAAGAGAGAATTTCAAGAAGCTGCTGAGTATTGCTGTTTGCTGGATATGCCGTATCAAGGTCCAAGGTTTACCTGGTCAAATAAGAGAGAAAATGGTATTATCTGTAAGAAATTGGACCGGACGTTAGTAAATGAGGTATGGCTTCAGAACTACCCTCAATCATACTGTGTCTTTGAAGCTGGTGGCTGTTCGGATCATCAGAGATGCAGGGTTATCATAAAAACGGAACTGTTGAAGCCAAGAAAGCCCTTTAAATTTGTAAATGCGCTTGTTGATACACCGGAATTTCTCAGGTTGGTAGAGAGCTTTTGGTCTGGAACTGAGAATCTGTTTGTCTCAACCTCTGCTTTGTTTCGGTTGTCAAAGAAGCTAAAAGCTTTGAAGCCACTACTGAGGAAGCTGGGAAAAGAAAAGGTTggagatatttttaaaagaacgGGGGAAGCATATAAGGTTCTCTGTGAAGCTCAGATCAAGACTTTGGAGGATCCTAATCAGAATAATGTGGTGGCAGAATCTACTGCTTATGGAAGGTGGTCTCTTTTGTCAATGGTGGAAGAGAGGGTTATTAGTCAAAAAAGCAAAAGTCCATTGGCTAAGTGTGGGAGATGGAAACAATAACAACTTTCATCAAGCAGCTAAAGTGAGAGAAGTTAGAAATGCCATAAGAGAAATCAAGAGACTTGATGGCTCAGTAGCAGAGAGTCAAGAAGATATAAAGAGAGAGGCAGTGGATCATTTTCGAAACTTCCTCACGCATATTCCATCAGATTACAGAGAAGTACCAAGGGATGAATTGAAGCTACTTTTAAACTATGAATgttctgaagaagatggaagaATGTTGATTGGGGTAGTTACTGCAGAGGAGGTTAAGAAAGTCCTATTCTCTATGGCTGCGGACAAGTCTCCCGGCCCTGATGGCTACACGAGTGAGTTCTTCAAAGCTTCATGGTCTACCACAGGCAGAGATTTTGTGGTTGCGGTTCAATCTTTCTTCGAGAAAGGTTTTCTGCCAAAGGGCATCAACTCCACCATTCTGGCTCTTATACCGAAGAAGAATGATGCCACCTATATGAAGGAATACAGACCTATCTCATGCTGCAACGTATTGTACAAGGTAATCTCAAAAATCCTTGCCAATCGTATGAAAAGACTTCTGCCATTGTTTATATCACTGAATCAATCAGCGTTCGTTAAAGACCGTCTGATCATGGAGAACGTTCTTCTAGCTTCGGAGTTGGTAAAGAGTTATCATAAGGACTCAGTTACAAAGAGATGTGCAGTAAAGATTGATATATCAAAGGCTTTCGACTCGGTTCAGTGGTCTTTCTTGCTATTTGTTTTGGAAGCTTTGAATTTCCCACCAAAGTTCATTCTCTGGATCAAGAAATGTATAGAGTTGGCGTCTTTCTCTATTCAAATCAACGGGGAGCTGGCATGATATTTCAATAGTAGAAGAGGGCTACGTCAAGGATGCGCACTCTCGCCATACTTATTTGTCATATGTATGCAAGTGCTAACAAAGCTTCTTGATAAAGCTGCAGTGGAGAGAAGGATTGGCTACCACCCATACTGCAGAGATTTGAATTTGACTCATATATGCTTCACTGATGATGTCTTGGTCTTCTCGGATGAAAAAAAGAGTTCAATTGAAGGGATTCTAGAGGTGTTTCAGGAGTTTTCTAAGATATCAGGTTTAAATATTAGTCTCGAGAAATCAACCTTGTTCTTGGCGGGAGCTAAGAGTGAAGATAGTGTCTCTATACTGGAGCAATTCCCATTTGAAGCTGGTTCTCTGCATGTAAGGTATCTTGGTCTTCCCTTACTAACCAAGAAGATGAATGTACAAGATTATTCTCCTCTGCTATCAAGAATAAGAACTTGCGTTTCTTCTTGGAATGCAAGGCACTTGTCGTTTGCAGGCAGACTTCAACTGATTGGTTCAGTAATATACAGCATCACCAACTTTTGGATGTCGGCATTTCGTCTCCCGAGTCAGTGTATAAAGGAAATTCACAGCATTTGCTCTGCTTTTCTCTGGTCTGGACCAACGCTATCTACGCGGAAAGCAAAAATTGTGTGGGCAGATGTCTGTAAACCAAGAGATGAAGGTGGGTTGGGTTTGAGGAATCTGTTGGAAGTAAACAGAGTAACTTGTCTGAAGCTAATATGGAGGGTGTTATCTGCAAGATCTTCGCTATGGGTTAAATGGATTTGGAAGTATCTCATAAGGAAGGGGTCGTTTTGGAGTGTAAATGAAAGGAGCACTCTAGGTTCTTGGATGTGGAGAAAACTTTTGAAGATGAGATCTGTTGAAGTGCAGTACTTTAAGGTGGACGTAAACAGTGGCTCTACTACTTCCTTCTGGTTCGATAGATGGTCACCTTTGGGGGTTCTTATTGTTTTCACTGGAGGAAGAGGCTGTGTAGAACTGGGTATTCCAATAACTGCAACGGTGGAGAGAGTCATTCAAACTTACAAGATAAGAAGGCGTAGAGTTCCTATTTTACAGCAGATAGAACAAGAGATTATGGCTCTGAAGGAGAGAGGTCTTAATCAATCGGATGATGTTTTTTTGTGGAAAAGAGAGAGTGGTGATTACGCATCGGAGTTTCTTACTTCCCAAACTTGGAACTTGTTACGagagaagaagcagaaggtccCCTGGTCTAAAGGTATTTGGTTTCCTGAAGTCACACCAAAATTCTCTTTTATGGCCTGGATTGTCATTTTAACAGGCTGGCTACTGGTGATAGGATACTTAAGTGGAATCCTCAAGCAGTGTCTGTTTGCTGGTTATGTAAAACACATTTGGAGACAAGAGATCATCTTTTTTCGAGTGTGAATATTCAAAAGAAATCTGGTTAGGGTTAACTAGAGGCTTGACAGGCAGAGGAGTGTGTCAATGGTCGCAGATAATGCAGATATTGATCAATGGCTTACATGAAAGGGTAGTGACGTTCTTATGGAGGTATTGTTTCCAATATGTTCTTCATGCGATTTGGATGGAGAGGAATACTAGACGTGTGGATGATACAGCTTTGCCAACTTCTTGTCTTTTGTTGAGGTTGGACAAACAGGTCAGAAATAGAATTACTTCTTTGAGAAGAAAGAATTGAGGTAAATATGAGAAAGCAATGGAGGAATGGTTTagaagaaggtgaagaaagGAGTATAGAAGTTAAGCAATAATTATGAGTTTGAAGTTGTAACAGAAGTAGTTCCCTctgtaaaaaaagtttttttgaagtgaataaaatttaaaattctttcaaaaaaaaaaaaaatagtggagTTTGGGGGACTATAGAAGGACGAGATCGCCTTGTCAGTACAACTTCAGGGGCCTATGGAGGACCTGTTGTCTCAGTACTCACGAATCTTTGAAGAACCGACGGGGTTACCTCCTTCACGAGGGAAGGAGCATGGCATTGTGCTCGAGGAGGGAGCAAAACCTGTCAGCGTCAGGCCCTTTCGTTACCCTCAGATACAAAAGGCGGAGATCGAGAAGCAAATTGGGTCAATGTTGGCTGCAGGAATCATTCAAGAGAGTGGGAGTCCCTTCTCAAGTCCGGTGTTGCTAgtaaagaagaaagatggcagCTGGAGATTCTGTGTTGATTATCGAGCATTGAACCGAGTCACCATGGCAGACAAGTTTCCGATTCCCATGATAGACCAACTCTTGGATGAACTTCACGGAGCACAAGTCTTTTCTAAACTCGACCTACGTTCCGGTTATCATCAGATCTTGGTGAAGAAGGAGGATGTTCCCAAGACGGCTTTCCGCACTCACGACGGGCATTACGAGTTCCTTGTAATGCCTTTTGGTCTCTCCAATGCGCCAGCCACATTTCAGTCGCTCATGAACCAAGTGTTTCGTCCCTTCCTGCGGCGGTTCGTCTTGGTGTTCTTTGACGACATCTTGGTCTATAGCAAGACGGAAGAGGAGCACAAGGATCATTTGGAGCAGGTGCTACGCGTGTTGGCTGAGCAGAAGTTGTATGCTAACCGCAAGAAGTGCCAATTTGGCAGTAGACAAGTGGAGTATTTGGGGCACGTCATCTCAGGCTCGGGCGTTGCAGTAGATGGCGAGAAGGTGCGAGCGATGCTGGACTGGCCTGAGCCTAGAACGGTCAAGGAGCTACTGGGTTTCCTTGGTCTTACTGGTTATTACCGTAAGTTCGTTAAACACTACGGGAGTATAGCCAGACCACTTACGGGGTTGCTGCAAAAGGATCAATTCTTGTGGAGTAAGGAGGCCACTGCCGCATTTCAATCCTTGCAGACAGCTATGACGACCGTTCCGGTGCTAGCCATGCCGGATTTTGATGTGCAGTTTGTGGTTGAATCAGACGCTTCGGGGATAGGGTTGGGAGCGGTGCTGATGCAGAACCAACGACCGATCGCATACTTCAGTCAAGCACTCACTGACAGACAACGCCTCAAATCAGTTTACGAGCGCGAGTTGATATCCATTGTCTTTCCGATCCAGAAATGGCGTCACTACCTCTTGGGACGTAAATTTGTGGTTCGGACTGATCAAAAGAGCCTGTGTTTTCTCATGGAGCAGAGAGAAGTGAATCTTGAGTATCAACGCTGGCTTACTAAGCTTTTGGGTTTTGACTTCGACATTGTCTACAAACTGGGACTAGACAACAAGGCAACTGATGCTCTCTCTCGAAAGGTTGAAGTGAAAGAGTTATACGCTGTCTCTGTATCTACCGCGTTGCAATTGGAAGAAATTGCCAGTGAAGTTGATAAGGATCCGGAGTTGCAGGAGATCATTCACGCGTGGAAGCAAGATCCTCAATCACAGCCAGAGTTCTCAGTGGTACAAGGGAGGTTGCTGAGAAACGGGAAGTTAGTAATTCCAAAAGGATCTTCGTTGGTGGGTGTTATCATGCGAGAGTATCATGACGGTAAGATGGGAGGTCATGGTGGAGTGGTTAAAACACAGAAGAGGATTACGGAGTTATTTTATTGGGTGGGTATGATGACTGATATTCGGAGGTTCGTCGCTTCTTGTCAAATCTGCCAACAACAGAAGTATTCAACCTTAGCTCCGGGAGGGTTGATGCAACCTTTACCTATTCCGGAGAAGGTGTGGGAGGACGTCTCGATGGACTTTGTCGAAGGCCTTCCACGATCGAAGGGAGTGAACTCGGTGCTGGTGGTTGTGGACAGGTTGACTAAGTACAGCCACTTTGTGGGGCTCAGTCACCCTTATACTGCTACGGATGTTGCGGTGATTTTCATACAGGAGATCGTCAAGCTCTACGGGTTCCCTCGTACTATTGTATCTGACAGAGATAAGGTCTTTACAAGCCTCTTTTGGAAGGAGTTGTTCCGCTTGTCAGGAACGCGTCTCTGCTTTAGTACCGCCTATGGCCAAACGGAGGTGACTAATCGCGGCATGGAGACCTATTTGAGGTGCTTTGCGAGTGAGAAGCCCAAGACATGGGCGTCGTATTTAGCTTGGGCATAACTCAGCTACAATTCATCATATCACTCTACGCTGAAGATGACCCCATTTCGTGCTCTCTACGGGCGCGATCCACCCTCGCTTATCAAGTATGAAAATGGGCCCCCCAAAAAAAAGTAGCAAATATGTGTTATTATTGAGCTTCCAAatgattaagaaaaatatatgtttagtaaTAGTTTCAAACCCCATAAATCTATACTTGTTCATCTGGAGAAAAATTGATGAAGACTTTCATATATAAAAGTGACTATGGATTATCATTTCCCTACCTTATAAACAGGTCCGAAACCACCAGCTCCAAGCTTGTTATGGGAAGAGAAGTTATCAGTGGCTGCAGCGATCGTGTGAAGATCAAAAAGAGGTAACTCCCTGTCATCTTCAAATTTGAGTGAGTcttcaaaatcaaaagaaaCCATGGAGAAGGTTGTTGAAGATCTTCTAAGACTGTTTAACTCTGCAGTtaagaaatgtttttaaaataggTAGTTTGCGTGCTATTCAAGAAAGTTATGAACCTAATAGATACATTTACTTACTTCGCCGCTTCCTTACAAAACAGAACACAATGACCATTAGTAGCATCACGGCTGCAGACAAACTGATGAGAACCAGAACAACTCTCGTCTTCCTTGATGAGCCATTACTGTCCCACCTCGCTGAaacaaaaagtaataaaatcaaaacataagtaCTTTCAGAAACAGAAGAAGAACTTGAGGAATAGATTTTAAGTACGTACCTAACTCTTCCTTGTCAACACGTATGTAGAAATCTTGTCCAGAGTTCAAGTAAGTCCTCGTATCCAACATATCACCGTGCCACGTCAAGCACCCTCTTTCTCCTCCCACACCGTCGTGGTAAGCGCTTGCGTAACCGACGCAAGAGCAGTTACCTAAGCACCTCTGTCTGCACTCCTTCAACGTCAAGTTCATATCAACACTTGCATTTTCCGTGTCGGGAATCTTCGCGTGCGTTAGCTTCACAAACCCGTCTTTCTCACGGCACAGCGAAGTTTGATTCTTCCTCGAACACCCGCCAGTATAGTCCCTCAAGAACCAGTGGCGAGTAATCTTGGGCTCAAAGCCAGGTAAGCACGTGCACTCGAACGTCTCTGAGCTAATGGGATCGCAGAAACCGTTGACCCCACAGTGTGCGTAGTAGTCGCATTCCTCTTTAGGAACCGACCAGAACTCGTTCCATCTGTTATCCCTAGCGATCCATGTGAACCGTTGTATGGTTCCTCTCTCGTTCACTAACAACCTCGTTATCACCGAAGCATCCGTTACCCCGTAAGTGAACGATACCTCGTCTTGGTTATTCACAAACGAGTTGTTGAAGATGTATCCTCTGTTCATTTCGGGCACGCCGCTCCACCTCAGCCCGGTCCACGGCCCGGTGCGCCACCATTGGATCGTACCTTTGTGTAGAATCAGCTCCGGAAACCCTCTACGGTCCATCCGCAGAGTACGGTTTCCGGAGCCAGGGTCGTTTGGAGATCTCCATGATGTCAGAACCCGATCCAAACCGCCTTTTCGTGTGAAACCAAGTTTCATAAAGGGAAGAAAAGTGTCTGTAGGATGATCAAAGCTCTCCCAGTAACCTCTCCCTGTGAGTGTATCAAGGAGAACAAGGTTCCCTGTATTAGAGAGTCTCGCAACTAGAGTTGGTTGCGAGATACTGTCGGAAACATTGGTCGACCAGAGAGGCTCCGTTCTGTTGACTGATGCATAGACGCAGAGATTCCCTCTGCCGCTGAACTTTATCAGACCAGATGTGTCATTAATAGGACGGTCTCGGTTTGCAACCCATACAACGGTTTGTTCAGAGATTTGAGCATACCAAATCCCAACATACCGGAGATTTGAAACTCCAAGGCTGAAGAATCCAAAGGCGAACCTCTCCCCTTCAGAGAGTATGACTTCACCATCTCTCAGTGACTGTCTTCTCATGATGGTATCATTGGAGATACAAGTTTGGAGGAAGGAGCAAAAGAAGATGACAAAGACAATCTTCATTTCTGTGTTTGTTTATGAGCAGTAGGTTGATGTGATGAAACGTATGAATGCTGTGTAGTATTAAAAGCCAACTTGAACACCATTAAACTAACAACATTAGCTGTAAAGTTCAGGTAATTACTCAAAGGATACAACTTAAGAACTGATTCATGTGACTTTGAACATGACACAGAACTTAAAGAACACCAATAGTTTTCATTATGGCTTTGACATTAATAGATAACACTTATGGTATCATTCAATAAGCACATTATGAATTTTAAGCGGTGAATTTTAAATCTGAGTGAAAGAATTAAAACACCATGGTATTGTGTTTTGGTTACCGAGTATAAAGGGAAATAAACCTGAATAATGGATAAGATCTGTATTGACTTTTGATGGATTCATTAAATACACAACAATAAACTTGACTAGCCAAAACAGAGCAAGTAGTAGTAAAAGCCATCCATCTTACAATTCATCACAAGATGTCAATCATTTATTCAAGCTCTATTCCTAGATTAATCCTATAATAACCAAAAAGCTCTCACTAAcataacacattttttttttcaagatttaTACAGTATATGCACATAGAAGCGCACGCTCAGGAAACAGCAGATCTCAAGAGATGAACCTCACACAGCTCTCTCAGCACGCTAGCTCAGATGGCTATCTCAGTTTGTTACacatcacaaataaaaatataatatgtatctTGAGAAACTTCTACATACCACTCTGTGTATATATGTTCACT
This region of Brassica napus cultivar Da-Ae chromosome C5, Da-Ae, whole genome shotgun sequence genomic DNA includes:
- the LOC106398364 gene encoding G-type lectin S-receptor-like serine/threonine-protein kinase RKS1, with the translated sequence MKIVFVIFFCSFLQTCISNDTIMRRQSLRDGEVILSEGERFAFGFFSLGVSNLRYVGIWYAQISEQTVVWVANRDRPINDTSGLIKFSGRGNLCVYASVNRTEPLWSTNVSDSISQPTLVARLSNTGNLVLLDTLTGRGYWESFDHPTDTFLPFMKLGFTRKGGLDRVLTSWRSPNDPGSGNRTLRMDRRGFPELILHKGTIQWWRTGPWTGLRWSGVPEMNRGYIFNNSFVNNQDEVSFTYGVTDASVITRLLVNERGTIQRFTWIARDNRWNEFWSVPKEECDYYAHCGVNGFCDPISSETFECTCLPGFEPKITRHWFLRDYTGGCSRKNQTSLCREKDGFVKLTHAKIPDTENASVDMNLTLKECRQRCLGNCSCVGYASAYHDGVGGERGCLTWHGDMLDTRTYLNSGQDFYIRVDKEELARWDSNGSSRKTRVVLVLISLSAAVMLLMVIVFCFVRKRRKLNSLRRSSTTFSMVSFDFEDSLKFEDDRELPLFDLHTIAAATDNFSSHNKLGAGGFGPVYKGVLQNGMEVAVKRLSKNSGQGMEEFKNEVKLISKLQHRNLVRILGCCVELEEKMLIYEYLPNKSLDCFIFGKFNISNKFKFPASKRSMSLLYLLSSSLDEEQRAALDWPVRKGIIRGIARGTMYLHQDSRLRIIHRDLKASNILLDNEMIPKISDFGMARIFGGNQIEGCTNRVVGTIGYMPPEYAMEGHFSVKSDVYSFGVLMLEIISGKKNSSFHKDSSNLVGHIWDLWEKGEAKDIIDNLMDQESYSESEVVKCIHIGLLCVQENASDRADMSSVLIMLGQTAIDLPNPKLPAFTAVRRRGSENVALVIAEPGSSVNDITFTDVQGR